The Quercus robur chromosome 7, dhQueRobu3.1, whole genome shotgun sequence genome has a segment encoding these proteins:
- the LOC126690976 gene encoding uncharacterized protein LOC126690976 — translation MPVGDPSSSKNLPRRLANPKYGAGSKNGTKAWASNSTNVLNFKNRPTSSSSPSSAKLSVDSFKAAVACLKQDNSPCLAPRVPIAHPSSVKSKKHLARKLASVTLPITAASPCGESSEKKITNPPFTQPSASCSVPNITASTTFEFSATTNVEIGSFVNRENDRNLQIQVIGEKSHADEHMEFDEGVQIASRAQIVKLGALLKFIWCPMVDALLKIDHIRNLVQEHNPAILMVIETKLGGDKAKPITDRLSFDGAIHTNTIGLSGGLWLLWNADLVEVELLAKTEQEIHVEVKLPWVIAGDFNEPLIDEDKFGGRGVNINRSLAFKDCFDRCSMVDMGFSGPRYTWSNKRDISYLILERIDRFFMNLDWCVIYPNARVTHLPRCHSDHCPVLMEASPVSTVKLIRPFRFQEFWLSDISFPNIVSKAWNGNRDLSESIDCFSKEASVWNRNHFGNIHLRKRRILARIYGTQKVLSNNPSSSLICLEKQLLSELETILDQERDLWLLKSRLNWMIQGDRNTSFYHVSTLARRKRNHIAAVKDEREWHVKLSEEVKQSIDVMVSTEEIKEALWFMKPYKAPGPDGLHAGFYQRFWLIVGESVRKEVEKVFTTRKVPEYLNNTHIVLIPKIQGPETIGNYRPISLCNSVYKIITKILVARIRPHLNKLVSPYQIAFVPGRRGVDNVIIVQELIHTIGRTKGNRGIMAIKIDLEKAYDRIEWSFNRKMLTRFNFPENLIKLIMSCVTTVSTSLLLKGGSLDPFLPSRGIRQGDPLSPYLFILCMEFLGHLIEDKCVAKLWTPVKASRSGSAFSHLFFADDLVLFASATPENCAAINSVLQDFCNKSRQKVSEAKSRVFFSPNIDPDQRDVLSSILGFSATTNLGKYLGFPINHPGRQRHDFGFILDRVKKKLAGWKANLLSMAGRMVLIQASTSAILAM, via the exons ATGCCCGTTGGTGATCCTTCATCCAGCAAAAACTTGCCGCGTAGGCTTGCAAATCCTAAGTATGGGGCTGGGTCCAAGAATGGGACGAAAGCGTGGGCTTCAAATTCTactaatgttttgaattttaagaaTAGGCCCACTTCGAGTTCAAGCCCAAGTTCGGCCAAACTTTCTGTGGATAGTTTTAAGGCAGCAGTGGCTTGTTTAAAGCAAGATAATAGCCCATGCCTGGCTCCCCGTGTTCCCATAGCCCATCCGTCCTCAGTGAAAAGCAAGAAACATTTGGCTAGAAAATTAGCCTCTGTAACTTTACCTATCACAGCTGCCTCTCCATGTGGGGAAAGTTCAGAGAAGAAAATCACCAACCCGCCCTTCACCCAACCTTCTGCTTCTTGTTCTGTTCCCAACATTACCGCCAGCACCACTTTTGAATTCTCGGCGACTACCAATGTCGAGATCGGATCTTTTGTTAATAGAGAAAATGATCGGAATCTGCAAATCCAAGTTATCGGAGAGAAGAGTCACGCCGATGAGCACATGGAGTTCGATGAAGGAGTTCAGATTGCTTCCAGAGCTCAGATAGTGAAGTTGGGAGCCTTGCTGAAGTTCATATGGTGTCCAATGGTGGATGCCTTGCTGAAGATC GATCATATCCGTAATTTAGTCCAAGAGCATAATCCGGCCATTCTTATGGTTATTGAGACGAAGCTAGGGGGTGATAAAGCGAAGCCAATCACTGATAGATTGTCGTTCGACGGTGCCATCCACACAAATACCATTGGACTCTCTGGTGGTCTATGGCTTCTTTGGAATGCTGACTTAGTGGAAGTGGAATTACTTGCAAAGACAGAGCAGGAAATTCACGTTGAAGTTAAG TTGCCGTGGGTCATAGCTGGCGATTTTAATGAGCCGTTAATTGATGAGGATAAATTCGGAGGTAGAGGTGTTAATATAAATCGATCTCTGGCTTTTAAGGATTGCTTTGATAGATGTAGTATGGTGGATATGGGATTTTCGGGTCCCAGATATACTTGGTCTAATAAGAGAGATATTAGCTATTTAATTCTTGAAAGGATAGATAGATTTTTCATGAACCTAGATTGGTGCGTCATTTACCCGAATGCCAGAGTAACCCACCTTCCTAGGTGTCACTCTGATCATTGCCCTGTTCTCATGGAAGCGTCACCAGTCAGTACAGTCAAGCTCATCAGGCCATTCCGGTTTCAAGAATTTTGGCTTTCTGACATCTCCTTTCCCAACATTGTTTCCAAAGCTTGGAATGGGAATAGAGATTTATCAGAGTCCATTGATTGTTTCTCTAAAGAGGCTTCTGTGTGGAACAGAAACCACTTTGGCAACATCCATCTGAGGAAAAGGAGAATTTTGGCTAGAATTTATGGCACTCAGAAGGTGCTGTCCAATAATCCTAGCTCCTCTCTTATTTGTCTTGAGAAGCAGCTCCTTAGTGAATTGGAAACTATTTTAGACCAAGAACGTGATCTTTGGCTGTTGAAGTCTAGGTTGAACTGGATGATCCAAGGGGATAGGAACACCTCTTTCTACCATGTGTCTACCCTTGCTCGAAGGaaaagaaatcacattgcgGCAGTCAAAGATGAAAGGGAG TGGCATGTTAAGCTGTCAGAGGAGGTCAAGCAGTCGATTGATGTCATGGTTTCCACAGAAGAAATTAAGGAGGCTCTCTGGTTCATGAAACCTTACAAGGCCCCGGGTCCGGATGGGTTACATGCTGGCTTTTACCAAAGGTTTTGGCTTATTGTGGGGGAGTCAGTGAGGAAGGAGGTTGAAAAAGTCTTCACTACTAGGAAAGTTCCCGAGTATCTCAACAACACTCATATTGTTCTCATTCCTAAGATTCAAGGTCCGGAAACTATTGGGAACTACAGACCTATTAGTTTATGCAACTCAGTCTACAAGATAATCACCAAGATTTTAGTTGCTAGAATTAGACCTCATCTAAACAAGCTTGTTTCGCCTTACCAGATTGCTTTCGTCCCAGGAAGGAGAGGTGTTGATAATGTTATCATTGTCCAAGAATTAATTCACACTATTGGGAGAACCAAAGGAAATAGAGGGATCATGGCCATTAAGATCGATTTGGAAAAAGCCTATGATAGAATTGAGTGGAGCTTTAATAGGAAGATGCTCACTCGTTTTAATTTCCCAGAAAACCTCATTAAGCTTATTATGAGTTGTGTTACCACTGTGTCCACTTCCCTTCTCTTGAAAGGTGGCAGTCTTGACCCTTTCCTACCCTCAAGAGGTATTAGGCAAGGTGATCCTCTCTCCCCCTACCTATTCATCCTTTGCATGGAGTTTTTGGGCCATTTAATAGAGGATAAATGTGTTGCCAAGTTATGGACCCCTGTTAAAGCTTCCAGAAGTGGGTCGGCTTTTTCGCACCTTTTCTTTGCTGACGACTTGGTCCTTTTTGCCAGTGCGACTCCTGAAAACTGTGCTGCCATCAATTCTgtccttcaagatttttgcaataAATCTAGGCAAAAAGTCAGTGAAGCTAAATCCcgtgttttcttttctcctaataTCGACCCGGATCAAAGAGATGTTTTATCTAGCATTTTGGGATTCAGTGCTACTACCAACTTGGG